One part of the Glycine max cultivar Williams 82 chromosome 14, Glycine_max_v4.0, whole genome shotgun sequence genome encodes these proteins:
- the LOC100805819 gene encoding probable acyl-activating enzyme 6 yields MEDLTPNPANSPPLTPLTFLERAAIVYGDSHSILYDRTSFTWSQTHRRCLQLASSLTSLGLGRGHVISVLSPNTTSMYELHFAIPMCGAILNNLNLRLNPHTLSVLLRHSESKLVFVHSHSLSLILLALSNFPITTPRPSLVLITDDADAITRSPVIDTYEDLIRKGNPNFKWVQPNSEWDPITLNYTSGTTSSPKGVVQSHRATFIMTLDSLIDWCVPKQPVYLWTLPMFHSNGWTFPWGIAAAGGTNICARKIDAPTIYRLIESHNVTHMCAAPVVLNMLLTRTEPVKNPVHVLTGGSPPPAAILTRAEELGFRVSHGYGMTETLGVVVSCAWKKEWDKFPSTERARFKARQGVRTVAMTEVDVVDPTTGISVKRDGVTPGEIVFRGSCVMLGYLKDIEGTKRCIRNNWLYTGDVGVMHGDGYLEIKDRSKDVIISGGENLSSVEVESVLYGHPAVNEVAVVARPDEFWGETPCAFVMLKEGLVAPPSEKELVEFCRERLPHFMVPKTVVFKEALPKTSTGKIQKHVLRMNAKAMGSLVAPPPAIPSRM; encoded by the coding sequence ATGGAAGACCTAACCCCAAACCCTGCAAACTCACCACCCCTCACTCCACTCACCTTCTTGGAAAGAGCAGCAATCGTCTACGGCGACTCCCACTCCATCCTCTATGACCGCACTTCCTTCACCTGGTCCCAAACTCACCGTAGATGCCTTCAACTCGCTTCCTCCCTCACATCCCTTGGTCTAGGGCGCGGCCACGTCATCTCTGTTCTCTCCCCGAACACTACCTCAATGTACGAACTCCATTTTGCTATACCCATGTGTGGTGCCATTCTCAACAACCTTAACCTACGTCTGAATCCTCACACACTCTCCGTGCTCCTTCGACACAGCGAATCAAAACTCGTCTTCGTCCATTCTCACTCTCTCTCACTAATCCTCCTCGCCCTCTCCAACTTCCCTATAACCACACCACGCCCTTCCCTCGTCCTTATCACAGACGATGCAGATGCAATAACACGCTCTCCCGTCATAGACACATACGAGGACCTTATAAGAAAGGGTAACCCGAACTTTAAGTGGGTCCAGCCCAACTCCGAGTGGGACCCAATAACCCTAAATTACACTTCCGGCACGACGTCGTCTCCCAAAGGAGTAGTACAATCCCACCGCGCAACCTTCATAATGACCCTAGATTCTCTCATCGATTGGTGCGTACCGAAACAACCAGTATATTTATGGACACTACCAATGTTCCACTCTAACGGGTGGACCTTCCCGTGGGGGATCGCCGCCGCAGGCGGCACCAACATCTGCGCCCGTAAAATCGACGCGCCAACGATCTACCGTTTGATCGAATCACACAATGTTACACACATGTGCGCCGCGCCGGTGGTTCTCAACATGCTCTTAACTAGAACCGAACCGGTGAAGAATCCGGTTCACGTCCTCACCGGTGGATCGCCGCCTCCGGCGGCGATCCTCACGCGCGCGGAGGAgttggggtttagggttagcCACGGGTACGGCATGACGGAGACGCTGGGAGTGGTCGTGTCGTGTGCATGGAAGAAGGAGTGGGATAAGTTTCCGTCGACGGAGCGGGCGAGGTTTAAGGCGAGGCAAGGGGTGAGGACGGTGGCGATGACGGAGGTGGACGTGGTGGATCCAACCACCGGCATTAGTGTGAAGCGCGATGGTGTAACACCGGGGGAGATAGTTTTTCGCGGCTCGTGCGTGATGTTAGGTTATTTGAAGGATATAGAAGGAACAAAAAGGTGTATTAGAAATAATTGGTTATACACCGGAGATGTTGGAGTTATGCATGGGGATGGGTATTTGGAGATAAAAGATAGGTCAAAGGATGTGATAATAAGTGGTGGTGAGAATTTGAGTAGCGTGGAGGTGGAGTCGGTGTTGTACGGTCACCCAGCGGTGAACGAGGTGGCGGTGGTGGCGCGGCCGGACGAGTTCTGGGGAGAGACGCCGTGCGCGTTTGTGATGTTGAAGGAGGGGCTGGTGGCGCCGCCGTCGGAGAAGGAGTTGGTGGAGTTTTGCAGAGAGAGGTTGCCGCACTTCATGGTGCCCAAGACTGTGGTGTTTAAGGAGGCGTTGCCGAAGACGTCGACGGGGAAGATTCAGAAACACGTGCTGAGGATGAATGCGAAGGCTATGGGGTCCTTGGTGGCTCCACCACCGGCTATACCTAGTCGCATGTAG